The following nucleotide sequence is from Clostridiales bacterium.
GCTTTTTATCTATGGCATCCAAGAAGCTGCATCCCCTTTTGCATTCATATATATCTATTACACATTAAAATTGAAAAAGTTTCAATAAAACGGATATATTTATATAATATTTTTCACAAGTCCGGGGGTAAAGGCATAAAGTTGAACCAGCTAGACTGCAAATTAATAAAAGATATTAAAAATATATATTATTCAAGTAAAATAAAAATGAATTTTTTACCATTTGGTTTGTTTAGTGCTATTATATAAATATACGAATTGTTCAGTTTAAATTATGAAGATAATCCATGAAACCTGCAATAAAATCTTCAATTTTTAACTTTGTTTGCTAGCTTGTTAAATGAACACATTTTATTAACCTGGAGGGATAAACAATGAACGAAACATTAAAAACAATTTTAGGGCGAAGGAGCATCCGCAGCTATAAACCTGAACAGATTACCGATGAGGAACTAAATGTCATACTTAAAGCCGGAGAGTATGCTCCAAGTGCGATGAACCAGCAATCGAGCCATTTTACCGTAATTCAGAACAAAGATGTCATGAAGGAGTTTATTGAACTGGCAAAGGATATAACTAAGCAGGATGAAAATCCTTTTTATGATGCGCCGACTGTTGTCTTAGTATTTGCAAAGAAAGGCAACATAGCACCTATATGTGACGCCAGCCTCGCGATCGGAAATATGCTTATAGCTGCAACATCTTTAAACATCGGATCCTGCTGGATTCATTGCGTAAATGCCATCTTTAACACCGAAAAGGGCAAAAAATTTCAAAAAAGATTGGGCGTGGGTGAAGAATATGGTATCGTAGGCTCCTGCGTATTAGGCCATGCAGCAGCCAAAGCTTCCAAAGCAGCTCCGAGAAAAGCCGATTATGTAAATATTATCAAGTAGTATATATGATATCTTCGATTCGCAATATAAGTTTATGTTATTTTGAACACTCATTCGCCAGATTCAA
It contains:
- a CDS encoding nitroreductase — its product is MNETLKTILGRRSIRSYKPEQITDEELNVILKAGEYAPSAMNQQSSHFTVIQNKDVMKEFIELAKDITKQDENPFYDAPTVVLVFAKKGNIAPICDASLAIGNMLIAATSLNIGSCWIHCVNAIFNTEKGKKFQKRLGVGEEYGIVGSCVLGHAAAKASKAAPRKADYVNIIK